A DNA window from Boseongicola sp. contains the following coding sequences:
- a CDS encoding NAD(P)-binding protein, with amino-acid sequence MNIAIIGAGIGGLTAGALLARSGHQVTVFDQFDAPLPVGSGLVIQPVGQAVLAEIGALVPARHHGRPIWRMDGREINSGRQVLKVDYGDHGGPRFGLAIQRPALFDCLYQAAMAAGVTVQTSARITGAGSGILTLADATQTTRFDLVVDSSGASSTLSGLKSKPLPFGALWGTVPWPEAGFDAGELRQRYRRADRMIGIMPSGTRPGDATETATIFWSLPRNGHDDWTSSGLAAWHDEIAGLWPEALPVFQQITDPAQMTFAHYSHGTLRRTTGDRLAVIGDAAHRASPQLGQGANMAMLDAFALGEALKRGPVPEALNHFARARRWHVRIYQAMSYAFTPQYQSHSRALPVLRDRLLFPVSMVPPIPSVLTRLVSGDFVPPLASLTPPDFGA; translated from the coding sequence CTGAATATCGCCATTATCGGCGCTGGTATCGGCGGGTTGACCGCTGGCGCACTTCTGGCCCGGTCCGGGCATCAGGTCACAGTTTTCGACCAGTTTGACGCCCCGCTACCAGTCGGTTCCGGGTTGGTAATCCAGCCGGTTGGACAGGCCGTTCTGGCCGAGATCGGTGCCCTCGTGCCTGCCCGACACCATGGACGCCCGATCTGGCGCATGGACGGGCGCGAGATCAACTCCGGGCGGCAAGTTCTGAAGGTCGACTATGGCGACCATGGTGGACCCAGATTCGGATTGGCTATCCAGCGCCCGGCGCTGTTCGACTGTCTGTATCAAGCGGCGATGGCGGCCGGAGTAACCGTGCAGACCTCGGCCCGGATTACCGGCGCCGGTTCTGGAATCCTCACTCTGGCCGACGCCACCCAAACGACCCGTTTCGATCTGGTCGTCGACTCCTCCGGGGCAAGCTCCACCCTTTCCGGCCTTAAATCTAAGCCCCTGCCCTTCGGCGCGCTCTGGGGCACCGTGCCGTGGCCCGAGGCGGGATTTGACGCCGGTGAGTTGCGCCAGCGGTATCGCCGTGCTGATCGGATGATCGGGATCATGCCCAGCGGCACCCGACCCGGAGATGCCACCGAAACCGCCACCATTTTCTGGTCGTTGCCACGGAACGGCCACGACGATTGGACTAGTTCCGGTCTGGCCGCCTGGCACGATGAAATAGCTGGGTTGTGGCCGGAAGCCCTCCCGGTGTTTCAACAGATAACCGACCCTGCCCAGATGACCTTCGCCCACTACAGCCACGGCACCTTGCGGCGGACCACCGGTGACAGGCTGGCCGTGATCGGCGACGCCGCCCATCGCGCTAGCCCCCAATTGGGGCAGGGCGCGAACATGGCGATGCTGGATGCCTTCGCACTGGGCGAGGCTCTGAAACGCGGTCCCGTTCCTGAAGCCCTGAACCACTTTGCCCGCGCCCGGCGCTGGCACGTGCGCATCTATCAGGCAATGAGTTATGCGTTCACCCCGCAATACCAGTCCCACAGCCGCGCCCTGCCGGTCTTGCGGGATCGGCTGTTGTTTCCGGTCTCGATGGTGCCGCCGATCCCCTCGGTTCTGACCCGTTTGGTCTCGGGCGATTTCGTGCCACCACTCGCCAGCCTGACACCGCCGGATTTCGGCGCCTAA